The genome window GCTCATGCTGAAAGATCTTGGCCTCAGCCAACAGGCGGCCGCAAGCGTCGGAGTCGAAACGCCCCTCGGCCAGCACGCCGCCGAAATCTATGCGCGGTTCGTTGCCCAAGGCGGCACCGACAAGGACTTCTCCGGCATCCTGCCATGGCTTGCCGCCAGAGCGAACGAAGCGTGATCGGGGGCATGACGATGACTGAGAATACCGAAGCAGACGCCATCCTTGTGGAACGCGATGGCAGGGTTGCGATTCTGAGGCTCAACCGGCCCAAGGCCCTGAACGCTCTCAACAACAGTGTCATGCGCGCCATGGCTGCCGCCATCGCCGCGCTCGACACCGATACCGGCGTCGGCGTTATCGTCATCACCGGCTCGGACAAGGCGTTCGCGGCGGGTGCCGACATCAAGGAGATGGCAGACCGCTCCGCCGTCGAAATGGCGATGTCGGATTGGTTTTCGGGTTGGGACGCCGTTGCAAGATGCCGCACACCGCTCATCGCCGCAGTATCCGGCTTCGCTCTCGGAGGCGGCTGCGAACTCGCCATGATGTGCGACATCATCATTGCCTCGGAGACGGCGAAATTCGGCCAGCCCGAAATCAAGCTCGGTGTCATCCCTGGTATGGGTGGATCACAGCGGCTCACGCGCGCCATCGGCAAATACAAGGCGATGGACCTCATCCTGACGGGTCGTCTGATCGACGCTGGCGAGGCGGATCGTGTCGGATTGGTTTCCCGGGTGGTTCAACAGGCGCGCTTCTGGGACGATGTCATGACAACCGCGCGCATGATCGCGGGCTTCGGCAAGCCGTCGGTCATCGCCGCCAAGGAGACGGCAAACCGTGCTCTGGAGGTCAGCCTCGCCGAGGGGCTGCTTTTTGAACGCCGCGTATTTCACGCGCTCTTCGCGACGGAAGACCAGAAGGAGGGGATGAACGCCTTCGTGGCCAAACGCCCGGCGGAATTCAGGCATCGCTAGAGCGTTTTCGAGCGAAGAGGCACCCTGTTCGCTCGAAGAAAACGCGCCAAAGCACGAGGCTGAAGCTTTTTGCGCGATTCCTGAAACGCGAAAGCTTCAGAGCCGACCGGTTGGGGGCAAACCAGTCCGATCGGCAAGACATCTTCAAACCGGGACAGGCGACGCCGTGAGTTTTGGCCCGATTTCCATGCGGGACGACACACACACGGCCGCTTGAAAGCCACCGAAAAAGCGGATGGGCCTGATGGCCCAGATCTGAGCGAGACGAGACGCGCGGCCGGAAGCCTCCCGTAGAAACCGGTCTCGCCCGGCCTCCTCGCCCTCGAGCCGAAAGGCTGTCCCGGCGTATTCCAGACCGCGTATCATCGGTCAGTCGTAATGGCGGGTCGCCTTCGCGTTTTACGGCACCGCGATAAAGCTCTGGATTTCGTCTCACGTGAAGCGGTATCGATCTCGCTCGAAAGCCGCAGCCCCCTGGGTGCCAAGGCCGTAAATTGCCGTAGAAGCAACGAGCGGCGGTCTTCATGTTCCTGAAGCGGTGCAACGAGAGGCAAGAATGGCGTCAGAAAAGCTCACCGAAATCTCGCAGCACCCCTCTCCGAGCGAGGATGCGGGTGCAGACGTCGCCGATTATCTGCTCGGGTCTGACCTGTCGAAGCTGCGCGGTTGGGTCGAAGCGAGATCGGCCTCATTCCTGAGGAGCGCTGATGCCGGGGAGCGGTCGCCGATCCGGCGCGTTCGGGAAAAATTTCGATCCTGCGAGGTGCCCGACACCGCCATGGCGTTGGACGATTATCTGTCGTTGCTCGATCAGGATGTTCTGCCGCATTGCTCGTCGTTGGCCTCGCCGCGCTACCTCGGACACATGACATCGCCCATTCCCGGCTTCCTGCCGGAGCTGGGGCGTCTGGTGCAGACCCTAAACCAGAACGTCGTGAAGATGGAAACCAGCGGCAGCCTGACGTTCGTGGAGCGTCAGGTTCTCGGGATGCTGCACAAGGAAACCTACGGTTTCGACACTGCGTTCTATGACCGCCGCGTGCAAGATCGCGATTCGACGTTGGGCCTCTTCGCGAGCGGCGGCACCATCGCCAATCTGACCGCGCTTCGGGCGGCCAAGCAGCGGGCGAGCGTACACGCAGGCGGCGGCGCCCGCATGGCCGTGATTGGCTCGGAGTTGATGCACTATTCCTTCGCCAAGGGTGCGGACCTGATGGGGCTG of Rhodomicrobium vannielii ATCC 17100 contains these proteins:
- a CDS encoding enoyl-CoA hydratase is translated as MTENTEADAILVERDGRVAILRLNRPKALNALNNSVMRAMAAAIAALDTDTGVGVIVITGSDKAFAAGADIKEMADRSAVEMAMSDWFSGWDAVARCRTPLIAAVSGFALGGGCELAMMCDIIIASETAKFGQPEIKLGVIPGMGGSQRLTRAIGKYKAMDLILTGRLIDAGEADRVGLVSRVVQQARFWDDVMTTARMIAGFGKPSVIAAKETANRALEVSLAEGLLFERRVFHALFATEDQKEGMNAFVAKRPAEFRHR